A stretch of Enterobacter cloacae complex sp. ECNIH7 DNA encodes these proteins:
- a CDS encoding SulP family inorganic anion transporter — MLRFVIARTEACPNQRTVMSLPHSAVSPEDRVANVLRSPKRLTRETLAGVITALALIPEVISFSVVAGVDPKVSLIASVVLCLTLSVLGGRPAMVTAAAGSVALVIGPMVHQHGVQYILPAVLMAGVIQILFGVLGMARLMRFIPQSVMTGFVNALGILIFFAQVPHFWSRSPLIVGLFVLTLLIVLWVPRYIKSIPSPLIAIVVLTLFTVSTGQILPTVGDEGSMSGGLPGLTELLVPLNVQTLSIIWPCALSIAFVGLLESLLTAKLVDELTATPSSKRRESIGLGVGNILAGFYGGIAGCAMIGQTIVNVEMGKGRSRISTFAAGIVLLILVTALSDVMAKIPMAVLAGIMAIVAVKTFSWHSLQPATVKTAPIAETVVMLVTVAATVSTGNLAIGVLGGIIVMALLPARIKRRLKAEKSSPAQEK, encoded by the coding sequence ATGTTGCGTTTTGTGATCGCGCGCACGGAAGCCTGCCCTAACCAGCGAACTGTTATGTCCTTACCCCATTCTGCTGTATCCCCCGAAGACCGCGTAGCCAACGTGCTGCGTTCCCCAAAGCGGCTAACGCGTGAAACGCTGGCAGGCGTGATTACCGCCCTGGCGCTGATCCCCGAGGTTATCTCTTTTTCGGTGGTGGCGGGCGTTGACCCAAAGGTCAGCCTGATCGCCTCCGTGGTGCTGTGTCTTACCCTGTCGGTACTGGGTGGCCGCCCGGCGATGGTCACGGCAGCGGCCGGTTCCGTGGCGCTGGTCATTGGTCCGATGGTGCATCAGCACGGCGTACAGTACATTCTTCCCGCCGTGCTGATGGCTGGCGTGATTCAGATTCTGTTTGGCGTGCTGGGCATGGCAAGGCTGATGCGCTTTATCCCCCAGTCGGTCATGACCGGGTTTGTTAACGCCCTGGGCATTTTGATCTTCTTCGCTCAGGTACCGCATTTCTGGAGCCGAAGCCCTCTGATTGTGGGCCTGTTCGTCCTGACGCTGCTGATCGTGCTGTGGGTGCCGCGCTATATCAAAAGCATCCCTTCCCCGCTGATTGCGATTGTTGTGCTTACCTTGTTTACCGTTTCAACCGGTCAAATCCTGCCGACCGTGGGCGATGAAGGCTCCATGAGCGGCGGTTTGCCGGGTCTTACCGAGCTGCTGGTCCCGCTCAATGTGCAGACGCTGAGCATTATCTGGCCGTGCGCGCTGAGCATCGCGTTTGTCGGCCTGCTGGAATCCCTGCTGACGGCAAAGCTGGTGGATGAGCTGACCGCAACGCCGTCGAGCAAGCGCCGTGAGAGCATCGGGCTGGGCGTGGGTAATATTCTGGCCGGATTTTATGGCGGAATTGCAGGCTGCGCGATGATCGGACAAACCATCGTCAACGTGGAGATGGGGAAAGGTCGAAGCCGCATTTCAACCTTTGCGGCGGGCATCGTGCTGCTGATCCTGGTGACGGCGCTCAGCGACGTGATGGCCAAAATCCCGATGGCGGTGCTGGCGGGTATTATGGCGATTGTCGCCGTCAAAACCTTCAGCTGGCACAGCCTTCAGCCAGCCACGGTGAAAACGGCCCCGATTGCAGAAACGGTCGTCATGCTGGTCACCGTAGCCGCCACGGTATCAACCGGCAATCTGGCGATTGGCGTGCTGGGCGGGATTATCGTCATGGCACTCCTCCCCGCCCGCATTAAGCGTCGGCTTAAAGCAGAAAAATCGTCGCCAGCCCAAGAAAAATAA
- the mgtE gene encoding magnesium transporter → MSVLKKNSARQRDQERARLIWLLTTDKAVTSTLLGKLTLAEQYDVGTLADDIAEVGALVAHLPPPDLADTLEALPSEERHALWRLVQDHERGQVLLEASENVWDDLIDEMSDRDILDAVQTLDIDEQIYLVQHLPRNLTGRLLASLPADERARVRQVMHYEKNSVGAIMEFGVITVRPDVTLGTVQRYLRRLGKMPDNTDKLFVTSRDKTLLGELELKTILLNSTQRKVSEVMENEPMVFSPEDDAEKAARTFERDDLVSAAVVDSVGKLMGRLTIDEIVDVVYEETDNDLRALGGISAEDDVHASVGKAVKTRWAWLAINLCTAFIASRVIDGFEHTISQLVALASLMPIVAGIGGNTGNQTITMIVRALALENIQPGNFSWLIFREMGVALINGLVWGGIMGGITWWLYDDMALGGVMMLAMVLNLLVASIMGVIIPLTMTKLGRDPAVGSSVMITAITDTGGFFIFLGLATIFLL, encoded by the coding sequence ATGTCGGTATTAAAGAAAAACAGCGCCAGACAGCGTGACCAGGAGCGCGCGCGACTCATCTGGCTTCTCACGACCGATAAAGCGGTCACTTCTACGCTTTTAGGCAAACTCACCCTGGCTGAGCAATATGATGTCGGCACCCTGGCCGACGATATTGCTGAGGTAGGTGCGCTGGTTGCTCATTTACCCCCGCCGGATCTGGCGGATACCCTTGAAGCGCTTCCCTCGGAAGAGCGTCACGCCCTGTGGCGTCTGGTGCAGGATCACGAGCGCGGGCAGGTGCTGCTTGAGGCCTCCGAAAACGTCTGGGACGACCTGATCGACGAGATGAGCGACCGGGATATTCTCGACGCGGTGCAAACCCTGGATATCGACGAGCAGATTTACCTCGTTCAGCACCTGCCGCGAAACCTGACCGGCCGCCTGCTGGCGTCACTGCCTGCCGATGAACGCGCGCGCGTGCGTCAGGTGATGCATTACGAGAAAAACAGCGTCGGCGCGATCATGGAGTTCGGCGTTATCACGGTGCGACCGGACGTGACGCTCGGTACCGTGCAGCGCTATCTGCGTCGCCTGGGCAAAATGCCGGACAACACCGATAAACTGTTTGTCACCTCCCGGGATAAAACCCTGCTTGGCGAACTTGAGCTGAAAACCATCCTGCTCAACAGCACCCAGCGGAAGGTGAGCGAGGTGATGGAAAACGAGCCGATGGTCTTCTCCCCGGAAGACGATGCGGAGAAAGCGGCGCGTACCTTCGAGCGTGACGACCTGGTGAGTGCCGCCGTCGTGGATTCCGTCGGCAAACTGATGGGGCGTCTGACCATCGATGAGATCGTTGACGTGGTCTATGAAGAAACCGACAACGACCTGCGCGCGCTCGGCGGGATTAGCGCCGAAGATGACGTCCATGCCTCCGTCGGCAAGGCGGTAAAAACGCGCTGGGCGTGGCTGGCCATTAACCTGTGTACCGCGTTTATCGCCTCCCGGGTGATTGACGGGTTTGAACACACCATTTCTCAGCTGGTGGCGCTGGCCTCGCTGATGCCGATTGTGGCCGGAATCGGCGGCAACACCGGAAACCAGACTATAACCATGATCGTTCGCGCGCTGGCGCTGGAAAACATTCAGCCAGGTAACTTTTCGTGGCTCATTTTTAGAGAGATGGGCGTCGCGCTAATTAACGGCCTGGTGTGGGGCGGGATTATGGGCGGCATCACCTGGTGGCTGTACGACGATATGGCCCTGGGCGGCGTGATGATGCTGGCGATGGTGCTGAACCTGCTGGTGGCGTCGATAATGGGCGTGATTATCCCGCTGACGATGACCAAACTGGGCCGCGACCCCGCGGTGGGGTCGAGCGTGATGATCACCGCCATCACCGATACCGGCGGTTTCTTTATTTTTCTTGGGCTGGCGACGATTTTTCTGCTTTAA